Part of the Bacteroides acidifaciens genome, TGAACTTGTGAAACTTAAGCGGGATTATGACTGTATCATAGGTTCTCATTGCTTGGACCATTTTATATGTAATTCGTTTCAGCAGGAAAGGGAAACGCGTAGGCAAATTTTTGAGAGCAGGCATATTCTCCAACAAAGAATAGGGAGTGAATGTGCTTATCTGGCTTTTCCAAATGGAAATCTGAAGCAAGGTGATATTAGTGAATCTGCCCGTGTGGCAGTAAAGGAAGCCGGGTATAAACTTGCTTTTACTACAATGAACGAGCGTTTGCAAAGAAATAGTGACCCTTTCCTTTTGCCTCGTTGTGCTGCGCGTTTTGATTTGCCGGATTTTAAAGTGAAGCTAGCCCTTAAGCCTTAGTGGCAGATAATGTTTTCTGGTATACTTGCATAATATCTTGGGCTATTGTTTCATCGGAAAAGCGTTTGATATATTCTTTCCCTTTTGTCGTCATCTTGTTGACCAGGTCGGGTGAGGTGAGTATTTTGTTGATATTTATAGCAAGCTCTTTTTCGTTATTCGGATTGATGTAAATAGAGTCCGGACCGCCAGCTTCTTCCAGGCACGAGCCAGTAGCGGCAATAACAGGGATGTTGGAGTGTATAGCTTCTATGATTGGAATGCCAAAACCTTCAAAAAAGGAAGGATATACAAATAGCTTTGCCAATTGATAAAAAACGGGGAGTTCCTGAAAAGGAATATTGTGTAATATATGCACTCTGTGGTTAAGCTGGTGTTTGTTAATATACTCTTCAACCTCATTAGTGTATGTTGTTCTTTTCCCAATAGCGACTAACGATATGTCCTCAGGGATATAATGTAGTGCTTTCACAACTAAAAGTAGATTTTTGCGACTTTCTATACTTCCTACGTTTAAAATATACTTGTCTGGAAGCTGATATTTTTGCCGGATTTCTTTTTTCTGTGTGCTGCTTGCCGGTTGTTCAAAAATAGGATGGCAACTTTGGTAGACAACATCGATTTTATGTGCGTCTATTCCAAAAAAAGCAATGATATCGTGTTTAGTCATTTCACTGATAGCAATGATGCGGTTACTGTTTTGACATGCTTTTTTGAATTTGTAAGTATATATATGTCTGTCAATCCATTTGTAGAATTGTGGGTAGCGTATGAAAATTAAGTCATGTATGGTTACTATGCTTTTGGTTTTACTTTTTTTTATAGATAATGGCAGTTCATTGCTGAGTCCATGAAAGAGTGACAGTTGTTCTTCCTTTATCTGTTTGTTTATTCCCCAAATTCTCCATAATGAACGGAATCTTTTCCAAAAATAGGATGTTGGATATGTTATTTGTATGTTTTTTCTTGAAAGAATACAGTCTAGGACTTTGTTCTCTTTTGGTTTTGGGGCGTAGATGATGTATTGATTTTCTTTGTGAAACCGGCTTAATATATCTATGATGAAACGACTGTAGTTTCCTAGCCCAGTTTTATTTTGTACTGCTCGTTTACCGTCAAAACCTATTCTCATGTGTTGAAACCTTTTTTAATGATATGGCAAATGTAATAAAAATAATAAGATACCTTCTGTTTCTAAGGGGATTTTGCATATCTTTGTCAAATTATTATAAGTTGAGGCTATTTATGAAACGGAAATATGACTATTTAATTGTAGGTGCTGGCTTATACGGAGCAGTGTTTGCTTATCAGATGCGTCAGGCGGGGATTTCTTGTTTGGTGATAGATAAGCGCTCTCATAAAGGAGGAAATGTTTACTGTGAAGATATAGATAATATACGAGTTCACAAATATGGCGCTCATATTTTTCATACGGATAATCAGGGTGTTTGGGATTTTGTGAATCGTTTTGCAAAATTTAATCGGTACACAAATTCCCCATTGGCCTATTTTAAGGGCAAATTGTATAATTTGCCTTTTAATATGAATACTTTTTCTCAACTGTGGGGAGTAAAGACTCCTGCGGAGGCACAGGCAAAAATCGCAGAGCAACGTAAAGTTTTTGATTTTATAAAAGAGCCTCGAAATTTGGAAGAACAGGCATTAAAGCTGTGTGGAGAAGATATTTATTCTTGTTTGATAAAGGGATATACGGAGAAGCAATGGGGGCGTTCGGCTAAAGAACTTCCGGCTTTTATCATTAAAAGGATTCCTTTCCGTTTTATATATGATAATAATTATTTTAATGATGCTTATCAGGGTATTCCTATTGGCGGATATAATGTGCTTATAGATGCTTTGTTGGAAGGGATTGATGTGCATTTGAATACAGACTATTTTAAATCTAAAGCCGAACTGGAATGTATTGCGGATAAGATTTTGTTTACTGGTTGTATTGATGAATATTTTGATTGCTGTTTGGGGAACTTGGAGTATCGCAGTTTACGTTTTGAGAATCATAGTTTGAATATCGGCAATTTTCAGGGAAATGCAGTCATTAATTATTGTGAGCGCGAAGTTCCTTATACTAGAGTGATTGAACATAAACATTTCGAATTTGGTACACAACCTACAACAGTAGTTACATATGAATTTCCGGATTCGTTTGAGATAGGAAAAGAACCTTACTATCCTGTGAATGACGAGAAAAACATGGAGTTGTATTATAAATATCAGGAGTTGGCTGTTCGGGATAGTAGTGTTTTATTTGGAGGACGGTTAGGGAAGTATGCATATCTGGATATGGACGATACGGTGGAAGCTGCATTAAGTTTGGCGGAAAAAGAAATAGAATTAAGAAAAAAGTAATATGAATTGTTATTTGTCACGAAATTACAGAGGACTTTCTAGCGCAGGGAATAAAGCAAAGACTGATATTGAACAGATAATGTCTGATATGTCATTTAAGAATGTCGGTTTGAAACAGACTGTTTATTCAAATAAAATGCTGTCGTTTGTCGTGACTCTTCTAGGAGTATTGAAATCTCCTTTCTGTCTGCATAAGGGAGATGTTCTGGTATTGCAGTACCCACTGAAAAAATATTATGAATTTGTCTGCAATATGGCTCATTTCAGAGGAGCTAAGGTTGTAACGATTATCCATGATTTGGGAAGCTTCCGTAGACATAAACTTACTGTTGTACGTGAGATTGAACGTTTGAATCATTCGGACTATATCATAACCCATAATGATAAAATGAAACAATGGCTTGAAGAACAAGGTTGTAAGGCGGAATTGGGAACTCTTGAAATTTTTGATTATCTTTCAACTTCTGCTGCCAGTGTGTCTTCAGATGTGCGAAAACCTTTTAGGATCCTTTACGCGGGAGGTCTGCATCCGCGTAAAAATGCTTTTCTGTATGAAATCGGTACATATGCTGGTCCGTCATTCCGGTTCAATCTTTATGGGGCAGGCTTCGAATTGGATAAAGCGAAAGGAAAAGAACATTTTACTTATATGGGATTTGTGAAGTCCGACGAGCTGATTTCTACTGCGCAGGGAGATTTTGGCTTGGTATGGGACGGCTCTTCTATCTCGACATGTGCAGGTGATTGGGGGGAATATCTTCAATATAATAACCCTCATAAAACATCTTTATACATTCGTTGCGGGTTGCCTGTTATTATTTGGAGTAAGGCTGCTTTAGCATCCTTTGTTCGTGAACATAAAATAGGTATATGTGTTGATTCACTGGAGGAATTGGATGTGGTTTTATCTGATTTAACACTGCGGCAATATGCTGAAATGCAAAAAAATGTCGCAGGAATTAGCAGGAAACTTCAGGATGGAGAATATTTTTCTAGTGCGGTTATCAAAGCTATAGCTGCCTTAAGAAACTAAAAAGGAGGAGATAAAACCTCTTTTTTGCATAAAAGATGTAAAGATGGCGCAGTATTTCGTACCTTTGCGCATTTAATAATAAGTTTTGATGGTTCTATTTGTGGATTTAGAAACGAGGAATAAGGAAAAAAGTGATTATGGAACAGAAAGGAAATAATTTGAAGGAACAGATACTTTCGCTTGTGAAAGAGTATTATGCTGAGACTTTTGGACAGTCTAAAGAATTTGTTCCGGGTAAAACATTTGTAAATTATGGCGGTCGTTATTTTGGCGAGGAAGAATTGGTGAATCTGGTCGACTCTTCTTTGGATTTTTGGTTGACTGCCGGTCCGTGGGCTCACCGTTTTGAAAAAAGACTGGCTGATTGGCTGGGGGTTAAATATTGTTCATTAACCAATTCTGGCTCATCTGCTAATCTGTTGGCATTTATGGCTTTAACCTCTCCCGAGCTTGGGGAGCGTTGTATAAAAAGAGGGGATGAAGTTATAACTGTGGCCTGTGGATTCCCTACTACAGTTACTCCTTGCATTCAATATGGTGCTATCCCTGTTTTTGTGGACATTACTGTTCCGGAATATAACATCGATATAACTCAACTCGAAGCGGCATATTCAGACAAGACAAAAGCGGTAATGATTGCCCACTCTTTGGGGAATGCGTTTAATTTAGAGGCCGTGAAAGAGTTTTGCGATACTCACAATCTATGGCTAGTAGAAGATAATTGTGATGCGTTGGGTACTGAATATACTTTAAAAGGTGAAACCTGTAAAACCGGGACATTCGGGCATATTGGAACTTCCAGCTTTTATCCTCCCCATCATATGACAATGGGAGAGGGGGGGGCTGTTTACACAAACGACCTGTTGTTGCATAAGCTGATAAACTCATTTCGTGATTGGGGACGTGATTGTTGGTGCATGGGTGGAGTAGATAATACTTGTAAATCTCGTTTTAGTAAACAATATGGCGAATTGCCTCTTGGATATGATCATAAATATGTTTATTCTCATTTTGGGTATAATCTGAAAGTGACAGATATGCAGGCTGCTATTGGTTGTGCACAACTGGAGAAATTGGATCAAATAGTATCAGATCGTAGAAGAAACTTTAATTTCCTGAAAGAAAACCTGGCTGGAACAAGAGGATTGATTTTACCTGAGGCAGAAAAGAATTCCAATCCGAGTTGGTTCGGTTTCCTTATTTCTGTGAAAGAAGATGCCGGCTTTACTCGTAATGAATTATCCGAGTATTTGGAAAAGAATAAAATACAGACTCGTAATCTTTTTGCAGGTAACCTGTTGAAACATCCGGCTTTTGATGAAATGAAGAAAGCCGGTGAAGGTTATCGTGTTGTTGGTGAGTTGGTAAATACCGACTTCGTAATGAATAATACTTTTTGGATTGGAGTTTATCCGGGAATGAAACCTGAAATGTTACAATTCATGGTGGATACGATTAAACAGTTTGTGGATTCGCATTAATATTATAACACAAAATAAATTGGATTATGAAAGCTGTCATTTTAGCCGGTGGCTTTGGCTCAAGATTGAGTGAAGCTACAAATTTAATTCCAAAGCCAATGGTGGAAATAGGAGGAAAACCTATTTTATGGCATATAATGAAGACTTATAGTTATTACGGAATTAATGATTTTATTATCTGCTGTGGTTATAAACAGTATGTCATAAAGGAATATTTTGCTAACTATTTTCGGCACAATTGCGACATGACAGTGGATTTATCTAATAATCGTGTTGAGATTTTAGATAATCATTCTGAAAACTGGCGTGTTACGATGGTGGATACCGGACTTAATACAATGACGGGTGGCAGAATAAAACGAGTCGAAAAGTATTTGGAAAATGAACCATTCTTGTTGACTTATGGTGACGGTGTGACAGATTTAAATATTGCAGATACTATAGCCGAACATGAAAAATCCGGTTGTTTGCTTTCTGTGACTGCCTATAAGCCGGGGGGGAAGTTTGGAGCATTAGAAATCGATTTGGGTACCAATAAGGTGAAGTCTTTTATGGAAAAACCGGACGGTGACCGTAATTGGATAAATGCAGGCTATTTTGTTTGTGAATCGGAGGTGCTAAACTTTATAAAAGGTGGTGATACTACTTCTTTTGAGGGAAAACCTTTGGAGGAGATTGCTAAAGCTGGACAAATGCATGCCTATAAACACCGAGGGTTTTGGAAACCAATGGATACCTTGAGGGATAACTCGGAATTGAATGAGATGTGGGAGCAAAATAAAGCTCCTTGGAAGGTTTGGAAATAAAATAGATAAAGATGGTCGATATTTTTCATAATTTTTATCGTGGAAAGAGAGTTCTGGTAACAGGGCATACAGGTTTTAAAGGATCCTGGCTTTCTATATGGTTACATGAGTTGGGCGCTGAGGTTATTGGACTAGCGTTAGAGCCAGCTTCTGAAAAGGATAATTATGTGCTTTCGGGAATTGGTACTATGATAACCGACTTGCGTGGGGATATACGCAATGGAGATTTGCTTAAAGAAATCTTTAAAACCTATCAGCCTGATATCGTCTTTCATTTGGCCGCTCAGCCTCTTGTTAGGCTTTCTTATGAGATGCCTATCGAAACATATGAAACCAATGTGATGGGAACACTTCATATTTTAGAAGCGATTCGTGTTACGGAAAGTGTGAAAGTGGGAGTTATGATAACCACTGATAAATGTTATGAAAATGCAGAGCAGTTATGGGGATATCGCGAAAATGAACCTATGGGGGGATATGATCCTTATTCTTCCTCAAAAGGTTGTGCTGAAATTGCGATATCTTCATGGAGACGCTCTTTCTTTAATCCTGCTGATTACAATATGCATGGTAAAGCAATCGCGAGTGTTCGTGCTGGAAATGTTATTGGAGGTGGGGATTGGGCAAAAGACCGGATAATCCCTGATTGTATAAGAGCTTTGGAGGCTAATAAGACTATTGATATTAGAAGTCCCAGGTCTATTCGTCCATGGCAACATGTTTTAGAACCATTAGGCGGCTATATGTTATTGGCGAAGAAAATGTGGGAAGCTCCTACTGAATATTGTGAAGGATGGAATTTTGGTCCGAAATTGGAATCTGTTGAAAATGTGTGGGGAATTGCCGAGCGTGTCGTAAAATATTACGGTAAGGGTGAACTTTGTGATTGTTCTGCCCCAAATAGCTTGCATGAAGCCAAATTGTTAATGCTTGATATTTCAAAGGTTTACTTTAGGCTAGGATGGCAACCCAGACTTAATTTGGAACAAACTATTCAAATGACAGTAGAGTGGTACAAAAGGTATAATAATGAGACTGTTTATGATTTGTGTGTAGAACAAATCAATAAATATATAAATGAATGAAATATAATTGATGGGAAGTAAAACGATACTTTTAACGGGTGGTAGCGGTTTCATTGGGCGTAATATACATGAGAGCTTTCTGGTTGATAAATATAATCTATTATCTCCTTCAAGTTTGGAATTGAATGTAGCGGACGCAGAGAGTGTTGCTGATTATTTGCATAAACATACAGTTGATATTGTTATACATGCGGCAGTGAAACCAAGTCATAGAAATGCAAAGGATTTTTCAAATATATTTTATGTTAACACCCGTATGTTTTTTAATTTAGAGAGATATAAGGAGTGTTTTGAAAAAATATTAGTAATAGGTTCTGGGGCGATATATGATAATCGTAATTATCAGCCTAAAATGAAAGAGGATTCATGGATGAATCATATACCAGTAGATGAGCATGGGTATTGTAAGTATGTATGTGAGAAAGTTATTGCTCATAGCTCTAATATTTATGATTTACGTGTGTTTGGTATTTTTGGCAAATATGAAGACTATGCTATCCGTTTTATTTCAAATGCTATTTGTAAAGTATTATTTGGTCTGCCAATTTCGATTAAACAGAATCGTAAGTTTGATTATTTATATGTAAATGATTTTATGCCTATATTAGATTGGTTTGTGCAGAATGAACCTAAATATAAAGCTTATAATATTACTCCAGATTCTTCAATCTCATTATATGACTTAGCGGTAATTGTACGTGAGGTAGCGGGAAAACCTTTACATCCAATTGTTGTATCTCAAGAAGGGATGGGGTTAGAATATAGTGGGGATAACTCTCGTTTGAAGAGTGAACTTGCCCTTAACTTAACGCCTTTGGCATTGGCTATTCGTGATTTATATATATGGTATTCAGGTAATAAAGAACAATTAGATAGAAACCTCTTGTTGATTGATAAATAAAAATGATGAAATTTATTTTGCATTCTATTCAGAAACATAAATTTGCATATGCTTTAGTTGTAGTTATATTGTATCAGCTAGCATGTGCAGTACAGGGGTTTGACTTGTCTGACGAAGGTTGGGGAATGTATTTTTATCAACAAATATTTAAAAATCCAGAATATGTAGTAGCACAAATGCCATATTGGGTCACAGGTGTAATTGGTGGAGTATGGAATCTATTGTTGCCAGAAGGCGGATTCTTAGGAACACGGATTTTAGGAATAATAATGGTGACAGGAACATTCTGTATTTCTTATGAGTTTCTGAAAAAAAGTATAAATTCAGGTTGGTTATTAGTTGGTTTGATAGCTCAAATGTTAATAGTTGTCGGTGATCCTAAACCTTATGGTTATAACTCATTAACTGCTTTTATTGTACTTTGGGTTGTTATTGTTTTTTGGCGGGGACTTGAAACCGGTAGGCTTGTTTGGTTCTTTATTGGTGGATTTATGTTAGGTGTTAATATCTTTGTTCGAATACCTAATCTAGCTATTTTACCCATTATATTATTAATTCCGGTTTGCCAATATTGGAAAAACGGTAGTATGCGTTTTTTTAATAGTCAAATGTGGACAGCTGTTTGGGGGACGATTGTGGGGGTGGCAGTAATAATTGCGGCTATGTACTATTGGGGATATTGGACTTTTTTTATGGAGGCCATGACAGGGGTAGCTAGCAGTGCAACCGATGAGACTAATTCTCACCAGTTTGGGAGATTAATTGTAAGATATGCACAGAATTATTGGGGAATAATATCTGTGGGGGGGATTGTTGTGTTATTGGGGGGAGTTTATACTTGGTTGCAGAGTAAACTGATAAATAAATATTCCTCATGGGTATTGAATCTTTTGTTTGTGTTTATTTGGACTTTTTTAGGTCTATGCTTTAATAAGGCTCTTCGGCATAATGATATGTATTTTACTCACTTTATATCTTATGTTGGCGCTATATTAATTCTAAAAAATTATAACCGGAGTGAAGAACTTCGTATGAGATATGTGGCTTTAGCTTCTCTTTTTATGATTGTCTGTATGCCTTTGGGGAGTGATCAAGGTATTAATACAATGTGGACATCAGCTTGGTTGGCTCTGCCATTAGGGACAGCTTATTTGTGTCGTTTATTTGAAGATGGGGTTACGTGGAATGAGAAGCTAGGAAAATATTCTATGTATAAGCGGTATGTACGCTGTTATTTGTGCATTATATTCGTGAGCTATATAGCTTGTGGTATTTATAAAAATGATAATTTGGCTTATTATGATCCGGATAGTCGATTGGAAAAAGTGCATTCTATTGATAATCAGTATTGTCGTTTTATCTATACAGGCTCTTATCGTGCAAATTTAATGAATGACTTGTTGCCTGTTTTAGAAAAATATGTGAAGCCTGGCGATTTTCTTTTAGTTTATAATTTTATGCCAGGACTAAATTATATGACAGATACACGCTCGTATATTTCGAATGCTTGGCTATGGTGTCTTTCGGGTGCCGAATTGGAACGACAGTTGCAATTTGCTATGTCAAAAAATACCCCCCTTCCTGTTGTATTGCGACAGAATTTTAGAGCTACAAATTTATGGGGGGGCTATGATCCTTATTTTATGGATGTTAATCATCTTCCTGAGAACGTTTTATCTCGTCCGGATCAAATAAAAGCTATGAATAATTTTTTAGATATGAATCATTATAAAACAGTTTGGACGAATCGCTATTTTGATATATTATTACCTGATGTTTAATTAGTGAACTAATGAGTATGAAGATATTTTCACATGCTATTGATGTTACATTTATTAGGTTTGTATTAATTGGTCTATTGAATACAGCTTTTGGTGTGGGAGTATATTGTCTTTTTGTTTATTTGGGGATACCTTATCGTGTTGCTGTCTTATTGAGTACTATATTGGGGGTGTTATTTAACTTTAAAACAATCGGAACTTTTGTTTTCAGAAACACAAAGAATCGATTGATTTTTAAATTTGTAGCAGCTTATGTTATTGTTTATTTTATAAATATAGGGCTAATACATTTGTTACTTGAATTGTCCGATTTAAATGAGTATATTGCAGGTATAATTGTTACTCCTATTGTTGCGATTGCATCATTTGTTTTGCAAAAACGATTTGTTTTCAATTAAAAAGAATTGCGGCAGTACTGAAACAATATAGAATCTATTCTATACAACAGACCTTTTGATATTTTAATTATCATATGTAAATGATGGTTAATTGTTTGTGCTTGTAGTTAATTATATAGAATATGAGAGGAAGGGGACTTCTATTTTGATTTATAATAAATATATTTGTTAAATATTGAAAAAATAGATCTAGTACTTCCTGATTAAAAATGAAACAAAAAAACAATAACCAGAATTTTATATATTGCATGTCTTTAATAGCGTGCATGTGGATTATCCTATTGTTTGTAGATCCAACAACACAAATGAATGTTTTCTTTTTGCGAGTTGGAGACTTCTTTGCTGATTTTTTCAATACATTAATTTATATTGCAGATAAGGATCCCTATTTTAATGAACTTAATGGGACTTTGAATAAGAATTATTTGCCATTTGCTTATTTGATCTTATATCCGTTTACTGGAATGATTAATTATTCTGGAATAACTTTATCAGATTGTTGGGCGAATGGGACAGCATTAGTTAGTGGATTTCTTTTCATGTTGTTTTCTCTTTATGTTTTTTTTCATTCTCTTTATTTACTATGTAAAAAAAATGGATGTAATGTAACGCTGGTTCTATTTATTGTTTTTTTTTCTGCAGCTAATTTATACGCATTAGAACGAGGGAATCAGATATTACTTTCAGCTGCATGTGTTAACTATTTTCTTTTGTTTAAGGATAGTAAAAACTGTCGATGGATTGCGGCTGTTTGTTTGGCTATTGCTTCAGTATTGAAAGTGTTCCCTGTTGTTTTTGGTCTGTATTATTTATGTACAAAATCATATAAATTATTATTTTATTATATTTCTATTTGTTGCTTGTTGGCTTTGCTGCCCTTTTGTTTTTTTGAAGGAGGATTTGATAATATTAGGCAATTATACAATAATGTTGTAGCACAAACTGCTGCTTATGGACAAGATTCTTCTGTTTATCGTTATGGGATAATTCCTCTGTTGCTGCAGATTGATGAGAAATTACAGTTGGAACATAAACTTCTGTTTTATTCTATTGGAAAATACATGACCTATTTTTTAGGGGGATACACGCTTCTTTTGAGTGTTAAGGTTAACTCTTCTTTTATTAAAATAGCTTTGCTGTCAATGTTTTGTTGTTTGTTTCCACAACAGGCTTTTGCATATAATGTAATTTATTTATTTCCAATTTTTATAGGATTGCAATTTGTTGTAGAGTTGAAAAAAAATGCACCTAGAACGCTATTTCTAGTTTCTTTTCTGTTTATTATTATATTCTTTCCGATACAAATGCCAAGCTCGATAAATGTTGCCACTCATGTAATCAATAATGTAGGTGCTATATTACTTTGGCTCGTTTTGCTTGTCATGGCAACTCGGGAGTTATTGTTTGAGAAGAAAGTTAATACGAAAATACTTGTTTGACTGGTTGTTTGTTCTTTAAGATAATGTTATATGAGACTTTTTCTGTTGGTTGAGGTTAGGTTTACATGAAACATTTTGGATAATTCGTTAATTCTCTCTACTTTTGTTTCTTACAATTTAGATTCAAGTTGTGTTTGACTTAATAATTGAATATAACCTAACCTAATTTTTAACATATCAACCTTATGGAGGTAAAGAAAAAAATAAGTATTGTAACTCCTTGCTATAACGAGGAAGGGAATGTACGTGAACTCTATAATCAAGTCAAACAGCAGTTTGATGCTTTGACTGATTATACCTATGAACATATTTTTATAGATAATGCTTCTAAAGATGGCACTATTGACATTTTGCGTGAATTGGCGAAGAATGATAAGAATGTTAAATTAATATTGAATATTAAGAATTTTGGACATATACGTTCTCCTTATTATGGGTTGTTGCAGGCAACTGGTGATGCTGCGATATTGATGGTTGCGGATTTGCAAGATCCCCCTTCGTTAATTCCTGATTTTATTAAAAGGTGGGAGGAAGGACACCAAATCGTATTAGGAGTAAAAAGTAAAAGTAAAGAAAATCCGATTATGTTTGCGCTGAGGAAGATGTATTATCAGCTAATGGCAAAGTCTTCTTCTACAGAACATATTAGTAACTTTACAGGTTTTGGTTTATATGCTCAGTCCTTTTTAAATACTCTTCGGAGTATTGAAGACCCATACCCTTATTTTAGAGGAATGGTCGCAGAATTAGGGGCTGATTACTGTATTGTTACATATACTCAACCGGTTCGTCAAAGCGGTAAAACCAAGAATAACTTTTATACCCTTTATGATATGGCAATGTTGGGGTTTGTGAATCACTCAAAACTTCCTCTCCGCATGGCTAGTTTTATTGGATTTATTGTAGCTTTCATTAGTTTATTGGTAGGGTTAGTCTATTTGGTATATAAATTGGTTTATTGGGATAGCTTTAGTGTGGGGATGGCTCCACTGGTAATTGGACTTTTCTTTTTTTCTTCTGTGCAGTTGTTGTTTATAGGCATTATTGGAGAATATATTGGTGCTATTTATACACAAGTAAGAAAACGTCCTTTAGTGATAGAACGCGAAAGAGTAAACTTTTAATAACTAAAAAAATAGGCTGTGGTAAAAGTAAGCGACTTTATTTTTGAGTACTTGTATGCTCAGTATGGTGTAGAACAAGTCTTTTTAGTGACAGGTGGAGGTGCGATGCATCTTAATGATGCAATTGGACGTAATAAACATATTAAGTATGTTTGTAACCACCACGAACAGGCAGCGGCAATTGCAGCGGAAGGCTATTATCGTTCAAGTGGGAAGCTTTGCGTTACTAATGTAACTACGGGACCTGGTGGAACGAATGCCTTGACAGGAGTTCTAGGGCAGTGGTGTGATTCAATCCCGGCATTATATATATCGGGGCAAGTGAAGCAAAGTACTACAATCTGTGCATGTCCTGAATTAAATCTTCGGCAATTAGGTGATCAGGAAGTTGATATAGTCGATATAGTAAAGCCTATCACTAAAATGGCAGTGATGGTGACAGACCCTTTGGATATAAAGTACTATCTTGATAAAGCTGTTTTTTTAGCTTTGAATGGTCGTCCGGGTCCGGTGTGG contains:
- the rfbF gene encoding glucose-1-phosphate cytidylyltransferase; its protein translation is MKAVILAGGFGSRLSEATNLIPKPMVEIGGKPILWHIMKTYSYYGINDFIICCGYKQYVIKEYFANYFRHNCDMTVDLSNNRVEILDNHSENWRVTMVDTGLNTMTGGRIKRVEKYLENEPFLLTYGDGVTDLNIADTIAEHEKSGCLLSVTAYKPGGKFGALEIDLGTNKVKSFMEKPDGDRNWINAGYFVCESEVLNFIKGGDTTSFEGKPLEEIAKAGQMHAYKHRGFWKPMDTLRDNSELNEMWEQNKAPWKVWK
- a CDS encoding glycosyltransferase family 4 protein; this translates as MRIGFDGKRAVQNKTGLGNYSRFIIDILSRFHKENQYIIYAPKPKENKVLDCILSRKNIQITYPTSYFWKRFRSLWRIWGINKQIKEEQLSLFHGLSNELPLSIKKSKTKSIVTIHDLIFIRYPQFYKWIDRHIYTYKFKKACQNSNRIIAISEMTKHDIIAFFGIDAHKIDVVYQSCHPIFEQPASSTQKKEIRQKYQLPDKYILNVGSIESRKNLLLVVKALHYIPEDISLVAIGKRTTYTNEVEEYINKHQLNHRVHILHNIPFQELPVFYQLAKLFVYPSFFEGFGIPIIEAIHSNIPVIAATGSCLEEAGGPDSIYINPNNEKELAININKILTSPDLVNKMTTKGKEYIKRFSDETIAQDIMQVYQKTLSATKA
- a CDS encoding galactofuranosyltransferase, which produces MNCYLSRNYRGLSSAGNKAKTDIEQIMSDMSFKNVGLKQTVYSNKMLSFVVTLLGVLKSPFCLHKGDVLVLQYPLKKYYEFVCNMAHFRGAKVVTIIHDLGSFRRHKLTVVREIERLNHSDYIITHNDKMKQWLEEQGCKAELGTLEIFDYLSTSAASVSSDVRKPFRILYAGGLHPRKNAFLYEIGTYAGPSFRFNLYGAGFELDKAKGKEHFTYMGFVKSDELISTAQGDFGLVWDGSSISTCAGDWGEYLQYNNPHKTSLYIRCGLPVIIWSKAALASFVREHKIGICVDSLEELDVVLSDLTLRQYAEMQKNVAGISRKLQDGEYFSSAVIKAIAALRN
- the rfbH gene encoding lipopolysaccharide biosynthesis protein RfbH, which encodes MEQKGNNLKEQILSLVKEYYAETFGQSKEFVPGKTFVNYGGRYFGEEELVNLVDSSLDFWLTAGPWAHRFEKRLADWLGVKYCSLTNSGSSANLLAFMALTSPELGERCIKRGDEVITVACGFPTTVTPCIQYGAIPVFVDITVPEYNIDITQLEAAYSDKTKAVMIAHSLGNAFNLEAVKEFCDTHNLWLVEDNCDALGTEYTLKGETCKTGTFGHIGTSSFYPPHHMTMGEGGAVYTNDLLLHKLINSFRDWGRDCWCMGGVDNTCKSRFSKQYGELPLGYDHKYVYSHFGYNLKVTDMQAAIGCAQLEKLDQIVSDRRRNFNFLKENLAGTRGLILPEAEKNSNPSWFGFLISVKEDAGFTRNELSEYLEKNKIQTRNLFAGNLLKHPAFDEMKKAGEGYRVVGELVNTDFVMNNTFWIGVYPGMKPEMLQFMVDTIKQFVDSH
- the rfbG gene encoding CDP-glucose 4,6-dehydratase codes for the protein MVDIFHNFYRGKRVLVTGHTGFKGSWLSIWLHELGAEVIGLALEPASEKDNYVLSGIGTMITDLRGDIRNGDLLKEIFKTYQPDIVFHLAAQPLVRLSYEMPIETYETNVMGTLHILEAIRVTESVKVGVMITTDKCYENAEQLWGYRENEPMGGYDPYSSSKGCAEIAISSWRRSFFNPADYNMHGKAIASVRAGNVIGGGDWAKDRIIPDCIRALEANKTIDIRSPRSIRPWQHVLEPLGGYMLLAKKMWEAPTEYCEGWNFGPKLESVENVWGIAERVVKYYGKGELCDCSAPNSLHEAKLLMLDISKVYFRLGWQPRLNLEQTIQMTVEWYKRYNNETVYDLCVEQINKYINE
- the glf gene encoding UDP-galactopyranose mutase gives rise to the protein MKRKYDYLIVGAGLYGAVFAYQMRQAGISCLVIDKRSHKGGNVYCEDIDNIRVHKYGAHIFHTDNQGVWDFVNRFAKFNRYTNSPLAYFKGKLYNLPFNMNTFSQLWGVKTPAEAQAKIAEQRKVFDFIKEPRNLEEQALKLCGEDIYSCLIKGYTEKQWGRSAKELPAFIIKRIPFRFIYDNNYFNDAYQGIPIGGYNVLIDALLEGIDVHLNTDYFKSKAELECIADKILFTGCIDEYFDCCLGNLEYRSLRFENHSLNIGNFQGNAVINYCEREVPYTRVIEHKHFEFGTQPTTVVTYEFPDSFEIGKEPYYPVNDEKNMELYYKYQELAVRDSSVLFGGRLGKYAYLDMDDTVEAALSLAEKEIELRKK